A segment of the Marmota flaviventris isolate mMarFla1 chromosome 2, mMarFla1.hap1, whole genome shotgun sequence genome:
CTTTGGTTGGTCCCAGCCTTGCAAGGGATGAACTGAATGGTCCAGAGCTGTTTGAGGGACTTCTGTGGGCCTAAGTTTACCCCTTATTCAGTGTGGGGGGACAGACATTCCTGTTGGCAGGCAGAGATGATGTGTAGTGGGCCAGTCAGTTTTGTGCTTCTGAGACAAAACAACTGATGGAAACAGAGGAGGAAAGAATGATTTGGGCTCAGGGTTTCGGTGGTATTTAGTCCGTGGTTGGCTCCAAGGCAGAATCATCATGGCAGGGAggctgtggtggaggaaagctgctcccctggcagccaggaagtggacagagtgagaggggaaggggatgGGATATAACATAGCCCCCCAGTGCACACCCTCTGATGGCACACTCCCTTCAATGACACCCCGCCTCCtagagtttccaccacctcccattaATATGCCATCAAATTaggaatccatcaatggatgaatccactgatgaggtgaGAACCCTCCCGATCTGGTCACTCCTCCAGAACATTGAActttgcagcactggggaccaagccttcaatacatatGCCTCTGGGGGAATATTTCAGATCCAGACCATAATAGCTGGAACACACAATGAACCACTGACCCCAGTGCCCTCAGCCCTTCCTCATGAAAGGCACTAGACACCCAGGAAGAGCAAGACAGTCTCTTTTTCTGGCCTGTCCTCAGTCCTGGTCCAGAGGTCAACAAGCAAACTGCTAGGGAAATACAGTGTGCTGAGTGTTAAAGTTGGGCACTGGTACCTCAGGCGAGGGAGACTGAATCAAAAACAGAAACCTCAGTATCccgaaaatagaaaaggagactGGAATTCACGCATGACACTCTGGAACCCTGACCATGCCCTCACCCAGACCTTGCAGTCGTTGTCCACGCAAGAGATACTGCAGTGGACAGGAGGGGTCCACACTGACCCATGGAGTCTGATATCAGGAGGAACTGGCACTCATATGAATGAGTGTGACACAGGACACCTGTTCAGTGCAGTGATGGCCTGTTAGTCAGGTTTTTGTcattatgaccaaaataccttcaGCAACAACTTAGGGGAAACATTCGTTtcaggtttatggtttcagagatgcAGTGTATGGTCgggtgactccattgctctgggctcaagatgaAGTAGAACACCACGGTGGAAGGGCATGGGGGAGGTGCTGCTCTGCTAATggtggtcagaaagcagagagagagtgggggagcACAATGAGCCAGGGACAACGCATATTTCCCCAagggcacgcccccagtgacgtacatcctccagccatgccctgtCTGCCTACAGTTAGCATCCAGGAATTCATTCCAATGGTTAAATCATCCAATggcttaattcactgattaggtcacagctcttcTAATCATTATTGTCTATTACATGAGCTATTGAGGGACACCTTGTCTCCCAAACATAACAGAtggtttttggtcacagcagggaGTCCAGAGAAGAAAGGGATCTCTTCCTGTGGGGGACAGCTGGAGGGACTTCCTGGAGGAAGGACAAATGGGTGGTCATCTAAAGGTACATGGAAGTCTGGCAGAGAGTGAGGTGTGCCAGGGAACCAGGTCCCAGCTGCTAGGAGGGAGTGTAGGAGAAAATAAGTAATTAGATGTTTCCATGGCAACATGGTGGGTGGCAAATACCTACAAGACTGTCAGTGAAGGGGGACATCCAGGCAGCCTGGGATATGCAGGTCTTGGAGGGATGTGGGTCTAGACTGGATGACCTCCATCCTGACCTACTTCTGCGCCCACGTGCTTCCGCTCTCTATACCCAGCCCTCTTGACTCCTTGCCCCAGGGCCCTCCCTGCAGGCCCCAAGGCAGGCTGCAAGTGTCGGGGTGTTGGCCCCTCAAGAATATCCCTGGACCAATGATGGATGGGAGCTAGAGGATAAACTCCCCTTGGATGGGACAACCAGGAGTGCACAGTGGGATGGAGCCCCAGCTGCCCACGGTACACACTCATCCACTAGTGGACGTTCTGTGGCTACCTTCCTGTCCCTGTCTCACTTCCATTTTCCCCCAATTGGTGCTTCCTGGGGTCACGTCCCAAATAAACAACTTGCACTCAAATCTTTGTCCCCAGGTCTCAGTCTAAGACAGATCCCTCCCACTGCTCAGGGCCTCCCACAATCGCATGGGACTGAGCACAACATTGAACTGTTCCTGAAATCCTCTTCGGACCAGCATTCAGAAGAGCAGCTGTCCTGGCATGTATGCAAAAAAGCAGTTCTCAGAGAGGTTTGCCCTGTTGCAATATATGTGACAAAAGGACTCTCTGTCCTTCAAGATACAGATTTATCTAGACATTCCCGTCCAGGACTGCTCTTCTTGTTCCCTTAACTTGTCTGGGTTCTTGGGACAGAAAGGAGCATTTCCAGGCGTGGTATGTTACTGGCCTTCTTTTCTTCAAGGAGGATCCACCCACAAGAAGATCATTTTCAGCGTATGGCAAGATGCCAGCTCCAACAGCAGCAGAGGCAATGTCTGCTGTTGGGACCCTGAGGGCTTCAGAGGGGTGGGGCTCACAACTGCTTCCCTTTCTGTGGAACCTCCTGGAATGTTGATATCAGGCTCTGCCACAGGATGCTCTGTCAGTCCAGGGACAGCTCTGTGATCTGTCTGAGCCGTCACAGGGCCACCCCCTTACTGGGTGTAAGCATGGGAGCCTTGGTTTTCCAGAGCTGGTGAGATTCCCTGGGAGAGTCCTCGAAGGCCTGCCCCTGCTGTTGTTCCTATTGTTGTCCTGCCTCTTTTAATTAGGTCTTGAGCTCTCGCTCTCTGGAGAGTGGCCGTAAACTCTAGACCTTCCCTGATGGAACTCCAGGGGTTGGTCAGTGGTGTTCACTATGAACTTTTCATGGGAtacttcttttttggtactggggattgaacccagggatgcttaaccactgagccactttttctaatattgtatttagagacagggccttgctaagttgctgaggctggcattgaactcatcatcctcctgcctctggaagcactgggattacaggcatgtgccaccatgcccagctcatggGATACTTCTTTATCCAAGGGGACAGCTATATGTCTAAGTATGCAAACCACGACCAGGTGTCCCCTTTACAGGAGACTTGTTCATGCTGGCACATGTCCTTGTGGCTCCTGTCTGACCATGTCACTTACTCCAAGACGGCCCCTCTTCCGCAGAGCCCTGGCAGGAGGAGAGTTAGAGTTGGGGGTGAGGTCGGGTGTGAGATGGAGGAGGCAGCTCGACACAGCCCACAAGTGACAGAAGCAGCCGGTTGCTCACAGGTCCAGATGGAGAGGGCAGCATGCCTCACAGGGCCATGGGACCAGGGAGCCACCCGGCACCTGTACGCTCAGCCGGTAGGTGGGAGGAAGAGGCAAAAGCCCCTTGGGCCAGTGTCTTTTTTGGGGACCAGGGCATTGCCAAGCAGGTTTCCCCTGGGAGTCCTAGCTGGGGGGGCTAGAACGAGCAGGCGAGAGTTCTGGGAGGTCCCACTGACGGAGAGTTGGTCCCTGTGGCAATTCTGTGCAGTCCACACAAGGACGATGGCCAGTGGGGTGACCAGGCAGGTGTGTCCAGCCACCCTGTAGGGAGGTGGTCACCAGGAGGCGGTTATATAAGACAAAGACCTGGATGGACCATCTCGAGAGGAACATGCGGTGGGTGGAGGACTGGAAATCGTGTCAAGGGTGACCGAGTCCTGCTTCTGGCAGGACAAAGTCCAATTTGCTGCCCACATCCCAGGAGCATTGATGAAGAGTGAGGGTCTTCACACTTATTTGGAAGCTTTCACCTTTCAGTATGAAGCTCCTGCTCTCCATGGTGCCTGGTACTCTCTGGTCCAGAGACCAACCTCTCCAAAGATACCAGCCTCAGTGATCTGTGGGGAGGAACCCTTGGGGTCTGACTGCTTCTTAAACAGCCTGGCCACCAGCCCTCTTGCTGTCAGCCTACCTTTGTGCTCAACTCCAGAGGCCTGGGCCACTCCAGTGGCTGAGCTGCGCGGGGTCCTGTGGGGCGAGTTCTCCTGTCTTTACCAACAACTAAGATTCTGCTTTCATGGTGCTGCTAAGTAGGACCCCTTGTCCAGGTCATTTCTGGCTCCTAAAATTTTGTTACTGTcatctcctctttccttctctttctccttataGGCCATGGCTTCTTTAATCCCTGACAGGTATTTTAGTGCTCTTTTGAGAGGGAGGAAAGGTCAaagcaaccatttttttttttgttgggttCATTCTCTTATTGCTCGGAGTCAGAAGGTTCCTTGGTGTTCTTCAGGATGTGTTTGTTTGCACTGAGAGACACCCTGCTGGACTGCACAAGAGAAGTTGCTTTCTCTGCTACCACATCCTCCAAAGTCTGGGAGCGGGGTAGTGATCTATCTCCTGGAGACCAGACCCCCGTGGCCCTGCTGTGGACCTCCCTTGACGTGCTGCTGTCCTCTCCTGGGTGTAGAAGGCTCACTGGCCCCGCAACAGAGCCCAAGGGAGAGGACACAGGGCAAAGCTAGCCTTCCACTCCCTGAAGCTGCACACCCAGAGAGTTGATTCTGTCCCCCTCTGAGCATGTCTGTTCTAGTCAGATTTTTCCACCCCCAtgcccaaaagacctgacaagaacaattttagaggaggagaagtttatttagggctcatagtttcagaagtctcagcccATAGATGGCCAGCCCcgttccttggggcttgaggtaaggcagaacatcatggtggaagagtgtggaaaAGGAAAACAGCCCAGGCTACTAGGGAAATGGCCACCAGACACCAAGGAGGTGGCAAGTGCAAGGACAGTAGGATCTGGCTTTGAGGGAAGTGGCTCCTGGCAGAACCCGAGCCAAACACCCACCCAGGCTGGGATGTGGGAGGTCGTTTGGTTCAACTCCCCATTTAGAGAAGGACAAACTGAGGCACAGGAGGAGTGACCGCCCAGAGTGACACACACTGTCAGTAGCAGGGCAGGGGACAGCTCCTGTCTTCACACTTACTTCATTCCTGCtcagcacacacccacacatggTGGGAGAGAGCCCCTGCCTGGCCCTTCCCACCCATCTTGGAAGCAGGAGGCGAGGCTCGGGTGGGTTGCAACAACAAGCTTTATTCTCAAGAAATGTATGTCCTTGGTGCTGACCCTCCAGGACTGGCCCCTCCCGGGTCAGGCTGAGGGGCAGTACCACCTCTTCCTGGGGTCCTCTTCTCTATGGGAGTAGCAGGAACTATTACAAACCCACTATGCGGGCCATAATGGCAGACCCAGCAGAGCCCAGGGCCATTTTGGACGACCAGGACAGTCCAGCTGCTCCTGGGAAAAAGCAGAGGGCGAGCAGAGGGGGGAGGGCCAAGGCAGCTCTGAAGGACAAAAGTGCAGGGCCAGGGATGCTCCTCATGAGGGCCCGAGGCGGGGCACCCCACAGCAGACCCTCTGTTTCCTGAACCCCAGCATCTTGGTCTAGGGGAGAGGCGCTGCCGGCAGTGGCCCAGGAGGGACTCCAGTGGTGGATCCGCGGGAACTGCCTTGCTCCGCGTAGAGGAAGGCTGAGCCCCAAGTGGGAGGAGATGCTCCAAGTGACCTGGCCCTAAGCCAGCAGCTCTAGCCagggctccccccaccccccaccctcagAGAAAcctgagagagaagaggagggtgaggcaggactGCGGCCGAGGGCCACGGGTGAGATCTGGGCTGGGTCCTTGGTGGCTCCTGTGTTCCTCCGTCCCCTCCCCAGCAAGCCCTGCCGAACACCTACCCACTGACTGCAGAGTAGCCACCAGGCTGCCCGCGGAGACTCCGCCCCCGTTGGCAATGGCAGCTATGGACATCATCTTGGCCGCCAGTGAGGAGGCAGCGATTCCTGTCCCAGTGAAGCCAATGGCACCCAGAACCACGGGCACGGCACCCACGGTCAGGACTGTAGGGGAGAGGAGATGCATGGGGGTGGATCCAGGGGAAGGACTCCCTGCTCCCTGGGCCCATCCCGAGGCCTCACGGAGTCTGTAACTGGGCTCTGAGCTTGGGAGAGACCACAGGCAAGGATAGCAGTGATGAGCCCAGGGCAGTGAGGCAGGGAACGTGGGGGAAGGACTGGGGGCCACCAGGACAGGGGGCTGCACTCCCAGAGGGGACTGCTATGGGTTGCCCAGGCCTCAGGCCCTGCTGAGGAGCCCTGGCATCTCTGACTGCACCCTGGGTTTGGGGGAAGCGGGGCTGGAACCCCCTTCCTGCAGGCTTACCTCCACCAGTCACGACTGCAGCAGCCTTGACTAGAAGGGAAAGAACATGCTGTGAGGCTCACACGTCGTGCCTCCCTCTTCCTGCCAAAGACCCACTGTAGGGAGCTGCCGCCCAGGAAGGAATGgcccctgcctgcccctccctgcTTTTCTCAGAGAAGCAGGACTTTGCAGAAGGTGTGATTGCTGGGGAGTCTTAGTTCAGAGATCAAGGACCTGTCCTGAATGTGTTTACCCACCCTGGTCAAGAGGATCTGGGAACAGGGGTTTAGGGTCCTGGTTCTCCCTGGTTTGGGCAACAGGCATGTGAAGGTCAAGCCCTGAGTGACCAGGGGCATCCTCTGGACCCAGGAACCAGGTTGAAAGGCATTTGCTGCTCAACTTATTGGCAGGCAGGGAAGGTGACGCCCAGCCAGCAGGCAGCTTGGCACACTGGGCTCCTTACATGGAAGGCTGTCCATCTCATGGCCTGCCTGCTGGTCTCAACCAGAGGTCACGGGTGTGGGTGGCTGGCCTTTCCCCTGGTGTGTGCGGAACCTGGCCTGCCTGAGGGTTCCTCccaaaccccaccccaccctctgctGTTGGAATATCTCCAAACTTTTGTTCTACTTCCTGTCCCAAGCTCTGAAAACATCCTCccacccttcctccctgcccaggGCACAGGGACAATGGTAAATGTTCCTTGGTAAATAAGGCACAGTATTAACTTCTCTGGGGCTGTTAGTAGAATTAAATGAATTGACAAATATCAAGTGCTAAGccaaaaaaaacttaataattaatttaacTGATCTTGTTATTTAAGTCTTACGAATCCCTTCACCATGAGCTGACAATCTGTCTGCATTTCTGACGCAGAAAGGAATGCTGGTGTGCTCCAGGCCCTGACCTTCTCATCACCCTCTCTGCGCTGCACTGGGAGCCCAACAAGTAGCATCTGTTACTCAGCCAGTTACCTCCAATTGGGGCAGCAGCCACAGAGCCCACATTCAGTGCCCCCAGCAGAGGTCCAACGGCAGAGGCCACAGGGGCCAGGACAGCCCCTGGGGAAGAGAAGAGGGTCAGAGGTCAGGGAAGGTATCAGAAGCTCTATCCCCCATCCATGCTGTTTGTGCTGGTGGAGTTGGAAGAAGCCCCGAATGTCCATCCAGTGTTGGGGCCCAGTCTCCTGAAGTCATGAAGAGTGCAACCCTGAAGAATCCTAACGCGGAGTTCCTGTGTATTAGCCAAAGCCAAGGACAGCATAACTCCTCATGCTagactaataatgaccctgattaaggagaaaaataagtccTTTAGGAGTATGTTTCCTGGCATTTTATGAGAACATCCTGTTTTGTCACTGGGAAATATGTTTTCTTAGTACTAGCAAGCCAGTTGGTTGTTTTCAATACGTTCTGCCATAGTTAAGATCTAAGCTCACACTGCCCCATGAGCCGGGCAAGAACAAAGCAGTTGCAGCTtgcaggctccccagcccccacccccatcaaCACATTGTCAGTTTCAGGACTCAGTCTTTGTGCATAATTGTGGGACCAAATGCCCATGGTTGTCCCTTGGTAAATAAGGCACAATATTAACTTCTCTGGGGTGGTtagaagaattaaatgaattgGCAAATGTCAAGTGCTAGACTTAGCAACTAAATGtaaaaacactaataaaatttAACCAATCTTGTTATTTTAATCTTATGAATCTCTTCACCATGAGCTGAGGATTCGACTGCATTTCTGATGGCGAAAGGAATGCCGGTGTGCTCCAGGCCCTGACCTTCGCCACGCAGAACTGGGAGCCCAACAAGTGGTATCTGTTACTCAGAGCCAGTTACCTCCAATTGGAGCAGCAGCCGAGGTGACAGCAGAGAACCCCGACAGGAAGGAGCCAACAGTAGATGCCACAGGGGCCAGGGAAGCCTGGGATACCAGCATGGCCCCTGGGGAAGAGCAGGGGGTCAGAGGTCAGGGAAGGTATCAGAGGCTCCACCCCCACCCATCCATGCTGTTTGTGCTGGTGGAGTTGGAAGAAGCCCTGGGTGTCCACCCAGGGAGACAGAAAGGTCACAGGCAGTGGAGGCACCCCAGAGAAACCCTTGGCAACAGACAGAAGCTCCCCTAAGGACACTGATGGATCTCAAGGAAGAGttctcataagaaaaaaataatccagtAGCACGACATACACAACACACTGTCCTGTGTGTAACTCACACACGTTAATGAAAACCACCACTAGTCTGCAACAACCCATGTGGACTCTTGGCTGGCCACTTGGCACAAACGAGGTTGGGGAGGGACAGTGAAGCAGGGAGCTTACAGGGAGGACATCACACACACATCAAAGAGAGTGCATAGGTGACAGGACTGGGGATTACCTTATCTAAACAGACATCTGGAAAAATGGAAATTGGCATGTAAAACCTCCCAGCCAGAGTCAATTATAACTCCTTAAGGGAACTACTGTGTCAGCATCCAACAGCACCCACCCCTGGGACTAGGTCATTGCAACCTTCACAAAGAAAATTTGCTGCACATTAATGAGGGGTAATAAAGCACTGACGGGGGCCTTGAGAGAACAGGGCAAGGACTAAAGGATAAATCCTAAGACCCTAGACTCTGGAAGAGCCACCTGTCTCTCCAGAGTTGGCCTACATAGCACTGCACTGCCCACAATCCCGCACATTTCTAATACACTGCTGTCTGTTCTTTGTGCATCCGGTTTCAAATTCTTCCTGTGGAATCACAAGACAATGGCCACTCTGGCTCCATGGGCAGGTCTCTTCTGCAACATgaaaactcacacacacacacacacacacacacacacacaggctgagATGGGTAGGGAGGCACACATTAAACATGTGAGAAAGGTTGACTTTGGGGGAGGTAAATGGAGttgaaaagaaacataaatgatgggaataaataaataaaccaaagaggagccctagattcaatctccactaacacacacgcacacacacacacgaagaaaGAGGGCCTGAAGTGAAGAAGTTTGTTATGATCAATGCTCAAAATCAGATCCAGTAGGACAAACTACTAGGGAAGGCTCGCCAGAGGGGGCTCCTTGACAAAGGAAACTTAGGGAGGGGGACCTAGCTAGAGATTCCCACGACCCCTAGCTATAGACATGGACATGAGGAGGCTCACATCTGGAGAGAGAAGGAGATGCAGGAAGCGCCTAGGTCTAGCCCTTGGGGAACTGGACTCCTAGGCCTACAGCCAGGGTCTTGCCTCCCTCAGGCCCTTCTCTGAGAGGATGCCAGGGGGGACATATAGATGTGCTGGGAGGACAAGGACACTCAAGGGCAGGACTCTGCATCCTCCTTAGCAGTCCTCTCGTCCCCCAGCACCTGCCCCTTCCAAGAATACTTACCTTGTGACGAAAGGCCAGCCAGGAGGGTGCCACAGGCTGCCCCGCCAGCTTCAGCCATGGTCACTGCTGATGTTAACTGGGTGGCCAGGGAGGAGGCCAGCATGCTTGCAGACGTAAGGGCCATGCTGCCGAGCAGAAAGCTTCTATTGGACCAAACCTACCAAAGGGTAGAACTTTGGTGGAGAAATGGAACCCCCAGAACTGGCTTCCAGCCTACTGTCCTGAAAAATCTGAGGGGCTCTGGGATGGGTAGAGAGGTCTGCTGTGAGCTGGTGGGGACAGTG
Coding sequences within it:
- the LOC114089654 gene encoding interferon alpha-inducible protein 27, mitochondrial-like isoform X4, which codes for MMQTLGRLSQVWSNRSFLLGSMALTSASMLASSLATQLTSAVTMAEAGGAACGTLLAGLSSQGAMLVSQASLAPVASTVGSFLSGFSAVTSAAAPIGGAVLAPVASAVGPLLGALNVGSVAAAPIGVKAAAVVTGGVLTVGAVPVVLGAIGFTGTGIAASSLAAKMMSIAAIANGGGVSAGSLVATLQSVGAAGLSWSSKMALGSAGSAIMARIVGL
- the LOC114089654 gene encoding interferon alpha-inducible protein 27-like protein 2B isoform X3: MMQTLGRLSQVWSNRSFLLGSMALTSASMLASSLATQLTSAVTMAEAGGAACGTLLAGLSSQGAMLVSQASLAPVASTVGSFLSGFSAVTSAAAPIGGAVLAPVASAVGPLLGALNVGSVAAAPIGVKAAAVVTGGVLTVGAVPVVLGAIGFTGTGIAASSLAAKMMSIAAIANGGGVSAGSLVATLQSVAFLYAEQGSSRGSTTGVPPGPLPAAPLP
- the LOC114089654 gene encoding interferon alpha-inducible protein 27-like protein 2B isoform X1, with translation MMQTLGRLSQVWSNRSFLLGSMALTSASMLASSLATQLTSAVTMAEAGGAACGTLLAGLSSQGAMLVSQASLAPVASTVGSFLSGFSAVTSAAAPIGGAVLAPVASAVGPLLGALNVGSVAAAPIGVKAAAVVTGGVLTVGAVPVVLGAIGFTGTGIAASSLAAKMMSIAAIANGGGVSAGSLVATLQSVGRCSAGLAGEGTEEHRSHQGPSPDLTRGPRPQSCLTLLFSLRFL
- the LOC114089654 gene encoding interferon alpha-inducible protein 27-like protein 2B isoform X2 translates to MERVNKVWSNRSFLLGSMALTSASMLASSLATQLTSAVTMAEAGGAACGTLLAGLSSQGAMLVSQASLAPVASTVGSFLSGFSAVTSAAAPIGGAVLAPVASAVGPLLGALNVGSVAAAPIGVKAAAVVTGGVLTVGAVPVVLGAIGFTGTGIAASSLAAKMMSIAAIANGGGVSAGSLVATLQSVGRCSAGLAGEGTEEHRSHQGPSPDLTRGPRPQSCLTLLFSLRFL
- the LOC114089654 gene encoding interferon alpha-inducible protein 27-like protein 2B isoform X5, producing the protein MALTSASMLASSLATQLTSAVTMAEAGGAACGTLLAGLSSQGAMLVSQASLAPVASTVGSFLSGFSAVTSAAAPIGGAVLAPVASAVGPLLGALNVGSVAAAPIGVKAAAVVTGGVLTVGAVPVVLGAIGFTGTGIAASSLAAKMMSIAAIANGGGVSAGSLVATLQSVGRCSAGLAGEGTEEHRSHQGPSPDLTRGPRPQSCLTLLFSLRFL